A region of Streptobacillus felis DNA encodes the following proteins:
- a CDS encoding ComEC/Rec2 family competence protein, whose amino-acid sequence MKKYIFCILFFFIYFFLNRFYVDEIRYGLIYNLDVKVNSKSIEVIKIEGRYIDRKIYIKNKENLKFGMYNIKYVWEAKNKGEILEINPHFLNRYRQFFLELIDSSYDDFSVGAISKGIVLGERSYIDKGLMENFNYLGIVHLIAISGLHISIITGFIKNKYLSFSFLTIYSLLVGFTASVKRFYIMRLLSFFNINNKEVYVISLFVLLIYNFSNIYDASFLYTFSTVFVIIYIFPIINKYGKWKYIYFNLCMQLAIMPFSYYYSKNIPIFTFLVNLIMIPIFTILVELVFLNVLFNLLGIKIFSYFVQIYYYEILKVIKYISSIKYISYQVKEVNIYFFIILILISVYIFMDILVEHQKK is encoded by the coding sequence ATGAAAAAATATATATTTTGTATATTATTTTTTTTTATTTACTTTTTTTTAAATAGATTTTATGTAGACGAAATAAGATATGGATTAATTTACAATTTAGATGTTAAGGTTAATAGTAAAAGTATTGAAGTAATTAAGATAGAAGGAAGATATATTGATAGAAAAATATATATAAAGAATAAGGAAAATTTAAAATTTGGAATGTATAATATTAAATATGTTTGGGAAGCTAAAAATAAGGGTGAAATACTTGAAATAAATCCACACTTTCTTAATAGATATAGACAATTTTTTTTAGAATTAATAGATAGTTCATATGATGATTTTAGTGTTGGAGCTATATCTAAGGGAATAGTATTAGGTGAAAGAAGTTATATAGATAAGGGTTTAATGGAAAATTTCAACTATTTAGGTATAGTTCATCTAATTGCAATTTCAGGATTACATATATCAATAATTACAGGTTTTATTAAGAATAAATATTTATCGTTTTCTTTCTTAACTATTTATTCTTTATTAGTAGGATTTACAGCTTCGGTTAAAAGATTTTATATTATGAGGTTATTATCTTTTTTTAACATAAATAATAAAGAAGTATATGTAATTAGCCTTTTTGTTTTATTAATATATAATTTTAGTAATATTTATGATGCTTCTTTTTTATATACTTTTTCAACAGTTTTTGTAATTATATATATATTCCCTATAATTAATAAGTATGGAAAATGGAAGTATATTTATTTTAATTTATGTATGCAGTTAGCTATTATGCCATTTTCATATTATTATTCTAAAAATATACCTATATTTACTTTTTTAGTTAATCTTATTATGATACCAATATTTACAATACTTGTAGAATTAGTTTTTTTGAATGTATTATTTAATTTATTAGGTATTAAAATATTTTCTTATTTTGTACAAATATATTATTATGAAATATTAAAGGTTATAAAATATATATCTAGTATAAAATATATTAGTTACCAAGTTAAAGAAGTTAATATATACTTTTTTATAATACTAATTTTAATTAGTGTATATATATTTATGGATATATTAGTAGAACACCAAAAAAAATGA
- a CDS encoding metal ABC transporter permease: MEAIRLFFAELANSGILPEFFAYGFVVNSLIAALLIGPVLGGVGTMVVIKKMAFFSESIGHAAIAGISIGILLGEPYHSPYIMLFSYCIIFGLVINYTRNRTKMGTDTLIGIFLSISIALGAILLIYISSKVNSHMLETVLFGSILTVSDMDLLVLLITNIILIILIMFWNNKILLSSFNKNIAIVKNVKVVFLEYVFILIITIITVASVKIIGAALVEALFLIPAASSKNIAKSMKGFVSYSVFFSTISCILGIIVPLLFSLSLPSGPAIILVSATIFFITVLIKNIAKKYIDGGIN, translated from the coding sequence ATGGAGGCAATAAGACTTTTTTTTGCAGAACTTGCAAATAGTGGCATATTACCTGAATTTTTTGCTTATGGGTTTGTAGTTAATTCACTAATAGCTGCATTACTTATAGGGCCTGTACTAGGTGGAGTAGGTACCATGGTTGTAATAAAGAAAATGGCTTTTTTTTCAGAGTCCATAGGTCATGCTGCTATAGCAGGAATTTCAATAGGTATACTTTTAGGTGAACCATATCATTCACCATATATTATGCTATTTAGTTATTGCATAATTTTTGGATTAGTCATTAATTATACTAGAAATAGGACTAAAATGGGTACAGATACATTAATAGGAATATTCCTTTCCATATCTATAGCTTTAGGAGCTATATTATTAATATATATCTCAAGTAAAGTTAATTCTCATATGTTAGAGACAGTATTATTTGGATCTATACTTACGGTATCAGATATGGATTTATTAGTATTATTAATTACAAATATAATTTTAATAATACTAATTATGTTTTGGAATAATAAGATATTACTGTCAAGTTTTAATAAGAATATAGCTATAGTAAAAAATGTTAAAGTAGTATTTCTTGAATATGTATTTATATTAATAATAACAATAATTACAGTTGCCTCAGTTAAGATTATAGGGGCAGCGCTTGTTGAAGCTCTTTTTCTAATTCCAGCAGCTTCATCAAAAAATATTGCAAAATCTATGAAGGGATTTGTTTCATATAGTGTATTTTTTTCAACTATAAGTTGTATTTTAGGAATAATAGTTCCACTATTATTTTCATTATCATTACCTTCAGGTCCTGCAATAATATTAGTATCTGCAACTATATTTTTCATAACAGTACTAATAAAAAACATCGCAAAAAAATATATAGATGGAGGAATTAATTAA
- a CDS encoding DUF6162 family protein, with protein sequence MKTEYIKPQNNKKESMYILISILILISISILLINFTKSREEIVTTSEKEISSFESFSPEENGIYSDLYNFSTNLEFFAVENGYPTIDALEDENTYPFVKDDLWGKRGKISWELIKSDKHTYYLGKSNDKSIGNFLLDSKIENGEVENVIKYYKGELIGSDIEDISNKFLKVKSLTGEDLNKGE encoded by the coding sequence ATGAAAACAGAATACATTAAACCTCAAAATAATAAAAAAGAAAGTATGTATATTTTAATTTCAATACTAATTTTAATATCTATATCTATATTATTAATAAATTTTACTAAGAGTAGAGAAGAAATAGTAACTACTTCTGAAAAAGAAATAAGTAGTTTTGAAAGTTTTAGTCCTGAAGAAAATGGTATATATTCAGATTTGTATAATTTTAGTACTAATCTTGAATTCTTTGCTGTAGAAAATGGATATCCAACTATAGATGCTTTGGAAGATGAAAATACATATCCTTTTGTAAAAGATGATCTATGGGGAAAAAGAGGTAAAATATCTTGGGAATTAATTAAAAGTGATAAACATACATATTATTTAGGTAAAAGTAATGATAAGAGTATAGGGAATTTTTTATTAGATTCAAAAATAGAAAATGGAGAAGTAGAAAATGTTATTAAATACTATAAAGGTGAATTAATTGGATCTGATATAGAAGATATTTCTAATAAATTTTTAAAAGTTAAGAGTTTAACAGGCGAGGATTTAAATAAAGGTGAATAA
- a CDS encoding filamentous hemagglutinin N-terminal domain-containing protein translates to MNKTYALWLLLTSLFSYANITVDGKINVYVEKSNNGVDIINISTPSPKGVSHSTFKEFNVSEKGAVINNAKNIARSRIAGLINGNNNIKDTRAKLALLDVTGLEESKLKGILEALSKDKLDVILSNPNGITLDGASFLNIHNMALTTSKPIIENEEIKGYSNTKGNIKSLKELNTDENLEIITNTFKSEGDIKAKELKVMTYAGEEGIKLSADIIGSIHGDVVKIVATKSGIGVKSITSKDLTLESKTQAKIEEIKTDNLNVKVEEDFTNRDKIIANNNINISAKNIINDGNVLISDNINLIAQNNIDNKNG, encoded by the coding sequence ATGAATAAAACATATGCTTTATGGCTATTATTAACATCTCTTTTTTCATATGCAAACATAACAGTAGATGGAAAAATAAATGTATATGTAGAAAAGAGTAATAATGGTGTAGATATCATAAATATTTCAACTCCTTCTCCCAAAGGTGTAAGTCATTCAACCTTTAAAGAATTTAATGTAAGTGAAAAAGGTGCTGTAATAAATAATGCAAAAAATATTGCAAGAAGTAGAATAGCAGGACTAATAAATGGAAATAATAATATAAAAGACACAAGAGCAAAACTTGCACTTCTAGATGTAACAGGATTAGAAGAAAGTAAACTAAAAGGAATACTTGAAGCATTAAGTAAAGATAAATTAGATGTAATACTTTCAAATCCTAATGGAATAACACTAGATGGTGCAAGTTTTTTAAATATACATAATATGGCTTTAACAACATCAAAACCAATAATAGAAAATGAAGAAATAAAAGGATATAGTAATACTAAAGGAAACATAAAAAGCTTAAAAGAACTAAATACAGATGAGAATTTAGAAATAATAACTAATACCTTTAAATCAGAAGGAGATATAAAGGCAAAAGAATTAAAAGTAATGACTTATGCTGGAGAAGAAGGCATAAAGCTAAGTGCAGATATCATAGGCTCTATACATGGAGATGTAGTAAAGATAGTAGCAACAAAATCAGGTATAGGAGTTAAAAGTATAACTTCAAAAGATTTAACATTAGAATCAAAGACACAAGCTAAAATAGAAGAAATAAAGACAGATAATCTAAATGTTAAGGTAGAAGAAGATTTTACAAATAGAGATAAAATAATAGCAAATAATAATATAAATATATCAGCCAAAAACATAATAAATGATGGGAATGTATTAATAAGTGATAACATAAACCTAATAGCCCAAAATAACATAGATAATAAAAATGGA
- a CDS encoding Tfp pilus assembly protein FimT/FimU has product MKNRGVSLIEVIIYISLVIITFFLSFNTFFKLLEKQKLRKDIFEIVSTFRKYQKKSEINGIYIPIFIDLENNEIFFDKKTIKLSEEFKYLSKNKDENISFERYFTNKGNLNKGFSILIYNKKNRLMAEISFDNSNSLEYPIINVKGIKL; this is encoded by the coding sequence ATGAAAAATAGGGGAGTATCGTTAATAGAGGTAATAATCTACATATCTTTAGTTATTATCACATTCTTTTTATCATTTAATACATTTTTTAAATTATTAGAAAAACAAAAATTAAGAAAAGATATATTTGAAATAGTGTCTACATTTAGGAAATATCAAAAAAAATCTGAAATAAATGGTATATATATTCCAATATTTATAGATTTAGAAAATAATGAAATTTTCTTTGATAAAAAAACTATAAAATTATCAGAAGAATTTAAATATTTAAGTAAAAATAAGGATGAAAATATTTCTTTTGAAAGATATTTTACTAATAAGGGTAATTTAAATAAGGGTTTTAGTATTTTAATATACAATAAGAAAAATAGATTAATGGCAGAGATATCTTTTGATAATAGCAATAGTTTAGAATACCCTATAATTAATGTAAAGGGTATAAAATTATGA
- a CDS encoding metal ABC transporter ATP-binding protein: MKKGVELSLKNVSLNLGGNQILRNINLDIKSGEIHCIIGPNGGGKSSLIKCLLSLMPFEGEIKMSYDEEKVIGYVPQNLDFDKTLPITVEDFLTMIFQDRPSFLGPNSETKEKIDSVLRKIDMIHKKKRMLGSLSGGELQRVLLAQSLYPEPNLLILDEPFSGIDTVCETYFLEMIKKLKDEGVTIIWIHHNLKQVIEVADKVTCIKGTVIFSGVPKEEIVEERIFDIFS, encoded by the coding sequence ATGAAAAAAGGTGTAGAACTTAGTTTGAAAAATGTTTCTCTTAATTTGGGAGGTAATCAAATACTAAGAAATATAAATTTGGATATTAAAAGTGGTGAGATACATTGTATAATTGGTCCAAATGGTGGTGGAAAATCTAGCTTAATAAAATGTCTTCTTTCTTTAATGCCTTTTGAAGGTGAGATAAAGATGAGTTATGATGAAGAAAAAGTAATAGGTTATGTTCCTCAAAATTTAGATTTTGATAAAACACTACCTATAACTGTTGAGGATTTTTTAACTATGATTTTTCAGGATAGACCAAGTTTTTTAGGTCCTAATTCAGAAACTAAGGAAAAAATTGATAGTGTTTTAAGAAAAATAGATATGATACATAAGAAAAAAAGAATGTTAGGTTCTTTATCTGGTGGAGAATTGCAAAGAGTACTACTTGCCCAATCTCTATATCCAGAACCTAATTTATTAATATTAGATGAACCTTTCTCTGGTATTGATACTGTATGTGAAACATACTTTTTAGAAATGATAAAAAAACTAAAAGACGAAGGTGTAACTATAATTTGGATACACCATAATCTAAAACAAGTAATAGAGGTTGCCGATAAGGTAACTTGTATTAAAGGGACAGTTATTTTTAGTGGAGTCCCAAAAGAAGAAATAGTAGAAGAAAGAATATTTGATATTTTTTCATAG
- a CDS encoding metal ABC transporter solute-binding protein, Zn/Mn family translates to MKRIILGLTIFFSLISNAAVNKKIVTSNQVSYTLATKVLSGTDINVVSAVDAYTDMYKQKVTFQNLNNKSDIFSDAGVVVTFSKILPDDFLYEQARRYNIGVIEIDLGYSYRDNNALKLSNKINEDGSQNRNVWLDFSNIYKMIDILSSDLVEIYPESSEIIVENSEKLKLEFLNMFNEFTETIFNSSEDIGVIYLGDSEMDFLLDSLEIYHQNLPYNANIDLIKKTMSETGIKKIVSSKTLNKSLRDKLIKEGIEFVKLDLGNIPLDKNDDEIMDIDGYINIVKTNLDRLKKLFVK, encoded by the coding sequence ATGAAAAGAATAATACTAGGATTAACAATATTTTTTAGCCTAATTTCAAATGCAGCAGTTAATAAAAAAATTGTTACTTCTAACCAAGTCTCATATACCTTGGCCACTAAAGTTTTAAGTGGAACAGATATAAATGTAGTTTCAGCAGTTGATGCATATACGGACATGTATAAACAAAAAGTTACTTTCCAAAACTTAAATAATAAGTCAGATATATTTTCAGATGCTGGAGTTGTAGTAACTTTTTCTAAAATATTACCAGATGATTTCTTGTATGAACAAGCAAGAAGATATAATATTGGGGTAATAGAAATAGATTTAGGATATAGCTATAGAGACAATAATGCATTAAAGTTGAGTAATAAAATAAATGAAGATGGAAGTCAAAATAGAAATGTATGGTTAGATTTTTCTAATATATATAAAATGATAGATATTTTATCTAGTGATTTAGTAGAAATTTACCCTGAAAGTAGTGAAATAATAGTTGAAAATTCAGAAAAATTAAAATTAGAATTTTTAAATATGTTTAATGAATTTACAGAAACTATATTCAATTCATCAGAAGATATTGGGGTAATATATTTGGGAGATTCAGAAATGGATTTTCTACTTGATAGTTTAGAAATTTATCATCAAAATTTACCGTATAATGCAAATATAGATTTAATTAAAAAAACTATGTCTGAAACAGGAATAAAGAAAATAGTTTCAAGTAAAACTTTAAATAAGTCGTTAAGAGATAAACTTATTAAAGAAGGAATAGAGTTTGTTAAATTAGATTTAGGAAATATACCTTTAGATAAAAATGATGATGAAATTATGGATATAGATGGATATATAAATATTGTTAAAACAAATTTAGATAGATTAAAGAAATTATTTGTTAAGTAG
- the nifJ gene encoding pyruvate:ferredoxin (flavodoxin) oxidoreductase has product MERKPIMKVMDGNEAAAYISYAFTEVAAIYPITPSTNMAEYTDEWASKGHKNIFGTVPKIIEMQSEAGAAGVVHGSLQTGALTTTFTASQGLLLKLPNMYKISGELLPGVIHVAARSISTHALSIFGDHQDIYAARSTGFAMLASSSVQEVMDLAGVAHLSAIKSRVPFLHFFDGFRTSHEIQKIEQIEYSELEKLIDKDALKEFRNRSLNPDAPVTRGTAQNDDIFFQAREAQNRFYNNSVEIVKEYMHEISKITGREYKPYSYYGHSEARLIVIAMGSVCETIKETVDFLNSRGEKVGMIKVSLYRPFSAQDFLNEIPKTVKKIAVLDRTKEPGSYGEPLYLDVKSVLYGKENSPKVVGGRYGLSSKDVNPSHIISVFKNLVLKEPKDHFTVGIKDDVTFTSLPMYENPDLSKDNDISCLFYGLGSDGTVGANKSSVKIVGDLTDKYVQAYFAYDSKKAGGITRSHLRFSDSPIRSTYLVKNPSFVSCSNQTFLRKYDVLSGLRKNGIFLLNSIYEGEKLIDSLPKKIKRELALAEAKFYVINANKIAYELGMISKTNTILQTAFFKVIDVIEFSKVKEELKKHILKNYGLKGEDVVEKNYKMIELAEKNIVEIEVKEEWKTLVDEEEYLTLDYGNSLDKNSFMAKIAEPMTALKGDELPVSIFDGYEDGTFENGEANYEKRAIAKYIPEWRPEHCIQCNQCSYVCPHAAIRPFLIDEKELENMPNSMDLLNPLGKGLERLRYRIQVSPLDCTGCNACAEVCPARTKALVMRPIEEQLEKGEKENADYLYNHVTYKDEYINRETVIGSQFAKPLFEFSGACAGCGETPYIKLLTQLYGDRMMIANSTGCSSIYGGYAPSTPYTTNDKGQGPAWASSLFEDTAEYGYGMLQASEKLRYGVVELIEKLSKKDGINDELKEILDKYLDIVNNASEIQKIKEELLAMLENNLEKHPEISEILELKYYLNQRAIWVIGGDGWAYDIGFGGLDHVLGTGDNIKMLVLDTEVYSNTGGQSSSSSPIASVAKFTNNGKRRKKKDLASLMMSYGDIYVAKISMGANQNQTLKALKEAQEYDGPAIVIAYSPCIAHGIKGGLGIANEQEKLATEVGYWPLLRFDPRRAKTGKNPLQLDSRKPNWDKYMDFLMSETRFTSLMKTNSEMAKELFEQNMNNSKEVWNYYQRLSKMDYKDE; this is encoded by the coding sequence ATGGAAAGAAAACCTATAATGAAAGTAATGGATGGAAATGAAGCTGCGGCATATATTTCTTATGCATTTACAGAAGTTGCAGCTATTTATCCTATAACTCCATCTACCAATATGGCGGAATACACAGATGAATGGGCTTCAAAAGGTCATAAAAATATTTTTGGTACTGTACCTAAAATAATAGAAATGCAATCAGAAGCAGGTGCAGCTGGTGTAGTTCATGGATCATTGCAGACAGGTGCTTTAACAACAACTTTCACAGCATCTCAAGGATTATTATTAAAACTTCCTAATATGTATAAGATTTCAGGTGAGTTATTACCAGGTGTTATACATGTTGCAGCAAGATCTATCTCAACACATGCACTTTCAATTTTTGGAGACCATCAAGATATATATGCAGCAAGATCAACAGGTTTTGCAATGCTTGCATCATCATCTGTACAAGAAGTTATGGACTTAGCTGGAGTAGCTCATTTATCAGCTATAAAATCTAGAGTTCCTTTTTTACATTTTTTTGATGGATTTAGGACTTCACATGAAATACAAAAAATTGAACAAATAGAATATTCAGAATTAGAAAAATTAATAGATAAAGATGCACTAAAAGAATTTAGAAATAGATCATTAAACCCAGATGCTCCTGTTACAAGGGGGACTGCACAAAATGATGATATATTCTTTCAAGCAAGAGAGGCACAAAATCGTTTCTATAATAATTCAGTAGAAATAGTAAAAGAATATATGCATGAAATTTCTAAAATTACTGGAAGAGAATATAAACCATATAGTTATTACGGACATAGTGAGGCAAGATTAATAGTTATTGCAATGGGTTCTGTATGTGAAACTATAAAAGAAACTGTAGACTTTTTAAATTCTAGAGGAGAAAAAGTAGGTATGATAAAGGTAAGTCTTTATAGACCTTTTTCAGCTCAAGATTTTTTAAATGAGATTCCAAAAACAGTTAAGAAAATTGCTGTATTAGATAGAACTAAGGAACCTGGTTCTTATGGAGAACCTCTATATTTAGATGTTAAATCAGTACTATATGGAAAAGAAAATTCACCTAAAGTTGTAGGGGGAAGATACGGTCTTTCATCTAAGGATGTTAATCCATCACATATAATTTCTGTATTTAAAAATTTAGTTTTAAAGGAACCTAAAGATCATTTTACTGTGGGTATTAAAGATGATGTTACATTTACTTCATTACCTATGTACGAAAATCCTGATTTATCAAAAGATAATGATATTTCTTGTCTTTTTTATGGATTGGGTTCAGATGGTACAGTAGGGGCTAATAAAAGTAGTGTTAAGATAGTAGGAGACCTGACAGATAAATATGTACAAGCATATTTTGCATATGATTCTAAAAAAGCAGGAGGTATTACTAGATCTCATTTAAGATTTAGTGATAGCCCTATAAGATCTACATATCTTGTTAAAAACCCAAGTTTTGTATCTTGCTCTAACCAAACTTTTTTAAGAAAATATGATGTTTTATCAGGTTTAAGAAAAAATGGTATTTTCTTATTAAATAGTATTTATGAAGGTGAAAAGTTAATAGATAGTTTACCAAAAAAAATCAAAAGAGAATTAGCTTTAGCAGAAGCAAAATTTTATGTTATTAATGCTAATAAAATAGCATATGAGTTAGGTATGATTAGTAAGACTAATACTATTTTACAAACAGCATTTTTTAAGGTTATAGATGTTATAGAATTTTCTAAGGTTAAGGAAGAACTAAAAAAACATATATTAAAAAATTATGGTTTAAAAGGTGAAGATGTAGTAGAAAAAAACTATAAAATGATAGAATTAGCAGAAAAAAATATAGTTGAAATAGAAGTGAAAGAAGAATGGAAAACTTTAGTTGATGAGGAAGAATATTTAACTTTAGACTATGGGAATAGTTTAGATAAGAATTCATTTATGGCAAAAATAGCTGAACCTATGACGGCATTAAAGGGAGATGAATTACCAGTTTCAATTTTTGATGGATATGAAGATGGAACTTTTGAAAATGGAGAAGCTAATTATGAAAAAAGAGCTATTGCTAAATATATACCTGAATGGAGACCAGAACATTGTATACAATGTAATCAATGTTCATATGTTTGTCCACATGCAGCTATAAGACCATTTTTAATTGATGAAAAAGAACTTGAAAATATGCCTAATAGCATGGATTTATTAAATCCTTTAGGTAAGGGACTTGAAAGATTAAGATATAGAATACAAGTTTCTCCTTTAGACTGTACAGGATGTAATGCTTGTGCTGAAGTATGTCCTGCAAGAACTAAGGCTTTAGTTATGAGGCCTATAGAAGAACAATTAGAAAAAGGTGAAAAAGAAAATGCAGATTATTTATATAATCATGTAACATATAAGGATGAGTATATTAATAGGGAAACGGTAATTGGATCTCAATTTGCTAAACCTTTATTTGAATTTTCAGGTGCGTGTGCAGGTTGTGGTGAAACTCCATATATTAAGTTATTAACTCAGTTATATGGTGATAGAATGATGATAGCAAATTCAACAGGATGTTCTTCAATATATGGAGGATATGCGCCTTCAACACCATATACAACTAATGATAAGGGACAAGGTCCTGCATGGGCTTCATCACTATTTGAAGATACTGCTGAATATGGATATGGTATGTTACAAGCTAGTGAAAAACTTAGATATGGGGTTGTAGAGTTAATAGAAAAATTAAGTAAAAAAGATGGTATAAATGATGAATTAAAAGAAATACTAGATAAATATTTAGATATAGTAAATAATGCTTCAGAAATTCAAAAGATAAAAGAAGAATTATTAGCTATGTTGGAAAATAATTTGGAAAAACATCCAGAAATTTCCGAAATTTTAGAGCTTAAATACTATTTAAACCAAAGAGCTATTTGGGTAATAGGTGGAGATGGATGGGCATATGATATAGGGTTTGGAGGACTTGATCATGTACTAGGAACTGGAGATAATATAAAAATGCTTGTTCTTGATACAGAAGTATATTCAAATACTGGAGGTCAATCATCATCATCATCTCCTATAGCATCTGTAGCTAAATTTACTAATAATGGTAAAAGAAGAAAGAAAAAAGATTTAGCTTCACTTATGATGAGTTATGGTGATATATATGTTGCAAAAATTTCTATGGGTGCAAATCAAAATCAAACATTAAAAGCTTTAAAAGAAGCTCAAGAATATGATGGTCCAGCCATAGTTATAGCTTATTCACCATGTATAGCACATGGTATAAAGGGTGGATTAGGTATAGCTAATGAACAAGAAAAACTTGCAACTGAAGTTGGATATTGGCCATTGCTTAGATTTGATCCTAGAAGAGCTAAAACAGGAAAAAATCCATTACAACTTGATAGTAGAAAACCTAATTGGGATAAATATATGGATTTCTTAATGAGTGAAACAAGATTTACGTCTCTTATGAAAACTAATTCAGAAATGGCAAAAGAATTATTTGAACAAAATATGAATAATTCAAAAGAAGTATGGAATTATTATCAAAGATTATCAAAAATGGACTATAAAGATGAATAA
- the pflA gene encoding pyruvate formate-lyase-activating protein, with protein sequence MEKKNIGYIYSFESFGTKDGPGIRFVLFLQGCPLRCLYCHNVDTWNLKDYQKVMTPEEVFKEIMKVKGFIKTGGVTVSGGEPLVQSDFIIELFKLCKEVGIHTCIDTSGYIFTEKAKQAIELADLVMLDIKHIDQEKYKTLTAVNLAPTLKMADYLESINKPVWLRYVLVPGYSDDPKDLEDWAKYCSKFKNVERVDILPFHQMGTPKWDKMKKEYKLRETPTPTKEEIKMAEEIFMKYELPLYKVK encoded by the coding sequence ATGGAAAAGAAAAATATAGGATATATTTATTCATTTGAATCATTTGGAACTAAAGATGGACCTGGAATTAGATTTGTACTATTCTTGCAAGGATGTCCTTTAAGATGTCTTTACTGTCACAACGTTGATACATGGAATTTGAAAGATTATCAAAAAGTTATGACGCCAGAAGAAGTATTTAAAGAAATTATGAAAGTTAAAGGGTTTATTAAAACAGGTGGAGTTACAGTATCTGGTGGTGAGCCTTTAGTTCAATCAGATTTCATAATAGAATTATTTAAGCTATGTAAAGAAGTTGGTATACATACTTGTATTGACACTTCAGGATATATATTTACAGAAAAAGCAAAACAAGCTATAGAACTTGCAGATCTTGTAATGTTAGATATTAAACATATAGATCAAGAAAAATATAAGACATTAACTGCAGTAAATTTAGCTCCAACATTAAAAATGGCAGATTATTTAGAAAGTATTAATAAGCCAGTATGGTTAAGATATGTTCTAGTACCTGGATATTCAGATGATCCTAAAGATTTAGAGGATTGGGCAAAATACTGTTCTAAATTTAAAAATGTAGAAAGAGTAGATATTTTACCTTTCCATCAAATGGGTACACCAAAATGGGATAAAATGAAAAAGGAATATAAACTAAGAGAAACACCAACTCCTACTAAAGAAGAAATAAAAATGGCAGAAGAAATATTTATGAAATATGAATTGCCTTTATATAAAGTGAAATAG